The following are encoded together in the Ovis aries strain OAR_USU_Benz2616 breed Rambouillet chromosome X, ARS-UI_Ramb_v3.0, whole genome shotgun sequence genome:
- the LOC101116550 gene encoding PI-PLC X domain-containing protein 1 isoform X3, with protein sequence MGGQVSSAGSFRGLPCASKANADWMSALSSRLWDVPLHQLSIPGSHDTMTYCLNKKSPISSQEPRLLQLLRKVLPCVTLPVVLKWSTTQVLSVTEQLDAGVRYLDLRIAHMEEGSERNLHFVHMVYTTALVEEVPTLRQLWSRGQQVILSYEDEAAVSRHVELWPGIPYWWGNKVKPQDLVHYLERMKSCGRPGGLFVAGINLTENLEFILVHPAWSLQKLTLSGLPYLCAWVRAQCPGSAAGCTNIIAGDFIGASGFVSDVIGLNRKLLRG encoded by the exons ATGGGCGGGCAAGTGAGCTCGGCCGGCTCCTTCCGCGGCCTGCCCTGCGCCTCCAAGGCGAACGCGGACTGGATGTCGGCGCTGAGCTCTCGACTCTGGGACGTGCCACTGCACCAGCTCTCCATCCCAG GGAGTCACGACACGATGACCTACTGCCTGAACAAGAAGTCGCCCATCTCCAGCCAGGAGCCGAGGCTGCTGCAGCTTCTGCGCAAAGTGCTGCCGTGCGTCACCCTGCCCGTGGTGCTCAAGTGGTCCACCACACAG GTGCTGAGCGTCACTGAGCAGCTGGACGCGGGCGTGCGGTACCTGGACCTGCGGATCGCACACATGGAGGAGGGCTCCGAGAGGAACCTGCACTTCGTCCACATGGTGTACACGACGGCCCTCGTGGAG gagGTGCCGACTCTGCGCCAGCTGTGGTCACGGGGCCAGCAGGTCATCCTGTCGTACGAGGACGAGGCGGCCGTGAGCCGGCACGTGGAGCTGTGGCCCGGGATCCCCTACTGGTGGGGGAACAAGGTGAAGCCCCAGGACCTCGTCCACTACCTGGAGCGCATGAAGAGCTGCGGCCGCCCAG GCGGGCTGTTCGTGGCCGGCATCAACCTCACGGAGAACCTGGAGTTCATCCTCGTCCACCCGGCCTGGTCGCTGCAGAAGCTGACCCTCTCGGGGCTCCCCTACCTGTGCGCGTGGGTGCGGGCCCAGTGCCCGGGGTCGGCCGCCGGCTGCACCAACATCATCGCGGGCGACTTCATCGGGGCCAGCGGGTTTGTCAGCGACGTCATTGGGCTGAACCGGAAGCTGCTTCGGGGCTGA
- the LOC101116550 gene encoding PI-PLC X domain-containing protein 1 isoform X4, whose translation MQGAGRGMSRRRSPHLWEWVFPASSQAFEETPEAPAGQRAQRAAGSSRWTPRSESAVRTRRPPGRRADRLPRSPGSASDGRASELGRLLPRPALRLQGERGLDVGAELSTLGRATAPALHPRESRHDDLLPEQEVAHLQPGAEAAAASAQSAAVRHPARGAQVVHHTENKVPFLLLSYVTASLVAQLVLSVTEQLDAGVRYLDLRIAHMEEGSERNLHFVHMVYTTALVEDTLTEISEWLEGHPREVVILACRNFEGMTEGLHEYLVGCIKNIFGDMLCPRGEVPTLRQLWSRGQQVILSYEDEAAVSRHVELWPGIPYWWGNKVKPQDLVHYLERMKSCGRPGGLFVAGINLTENLEFILVHPAWSLQKLTLSGLPYLCAWVRAQCPGSAAGCTNIIAGDFIGASGFVSDVIGLNRKLLRG comes from the exons atgcagggggcggggcggggcatgTCTAGGAGGCGGTCCCCCCACCTCTGGGAGTGGGTGTTTCCGGCATCCAGTCAGGCCTTTGAGGAAACGCCTGAGGCTCCCGCGGGCCAAAGGGCTCAGCGAGCAGCCGGGAGTTCCCGCTGGACTCCGCGGTCAGAGAGTGCGGTGCGCACGCGGCGTCCCCCGGGGAGACGCGCGGACAGACTCCCTCG ATCTCCCGGCTCGGCCTCCGATGGGCGGGCAAGTGAGCTCGGCCGGCTCCTTCCGCGGCCTGCCCTGCGCCTCCAAGGCGAACGCGGACTGGATGTCGGCGCTGAGCTCTCGACTCTGGGACGTGCCACTGCACCAGCTCTCCATCCCAG GGAGTCACGACACGATGACCTACTGCCTGAACAAGAAGTCGCCCATCTCCAGCCAGGAGCCGAGGCTGCTGCAGCTTCTGCGCAAAGTGCTGCCGTGCGTCACCCTGCCCGTGGTGCTCAAGTGGTCCACCACACAG AGAACAAAGTACCTTTTCTGCTACTAAGTTATgttacggcttccctggtggctcagctg GTGCTGAGCGTCACTGAGCAGCTGGACGCGGGCGTGCGGTACCTGGACCTGCGGATCGCACACATGGAGGAGGGCTCCGAGAGGAACCTGCACTTCGTCCACATGGTGTACACGACGGCCCTCGTGGAG GACACGCTCACGGAGATCTCCGAGTGGCTGGAGGGCCACCCCCGGGAGGTGGTCATCCTGGCGTGCAGGAACTTCGAGGGCATGACGGAGGGCCTGCACGAgtacctggtgggctgcatcaaGAACATCTTTGGGGACATGCTGTGTCCCCGCGGG gagGTGCCGACTCTGCGCCAGCTGTGGTCACGGGGCCAGCAGGTCATCCTGTCGTACGAGGACGAGGCGGCCGTGAGCCGGCACGTGGAGCTGTGGCCCGGGATCCCCTACTGGTGGGGGAACAAGGTGAAGCCCCAGGACCTCGTCCACTACCTGGAGCGCATGAAGAGCTGCGGCCGCCCAG GCGGGCTGTTCGTGGCCGGCATCAACCTCACGGAGAACCTGGAGTTCATCCTCGTCCACCCGGCCTGGTCGCTGCAGAAGCTGACCCTCTCGGGGCTCCCCTACCTGTGCGCGTGGGTGCGGGCCCAGTGCCCGGGGTCGGCCGCCGGCTGCACCAACATCATCGCGGGCGACTTCATCGGGGCCAGCGGGTTTGTCAGCGACGTCATTGGGCTGAACCGGAAGCTGCTTCGGGGCTGA
- the LOC101116550 gene encoding PI-PLC X domain-containing protein 1 isoform X2, whose product MGGQVSSAGSFRGLPCASKANADWMSALSSRLWDVPLHQLSIPGSHDTMTYCLNKKSPISSQEPRLLQLLRKVLPCVTLPVVLKWSTTQVLSVTEQLDAGVRYLDLRIAHMEEGSERNLHFVHMVYTTALVEDTLTEISEWLEGHPREVVILACRNFEGMTEGLHEYLVGCIKNIFGDMLCPRGEVPTLRQLWSRGQQVILSYEDEAAVSRHVELWPGIPYWWGNKVKPQDLVHYLERMKSCGRPGTLEDEADSCMAPSASAAGTWELPGLGPAAPC is encoded by the exons ATGGGCGGGCAAGTGAGCTCGGCCGGCTCCTTCCGCGGCCTGCCCTGCGCCTCCAAGGCGAACGCGGACTGGATGTCGGCGCTGAGCTCTCGACTCTGGGACGTGCCACTGCACCAGCTCTCCATCCCAG GGAGTCACGACACGATGACCTACTGCCTGAACAAGAAGTCGCCCATCTCCAGCCAGGAGCCGAGGCTGCTGCAGCTTCTGCGCAAAGTGCTGCCGTGCGTCACCCTGCCCGTGGTGCTCAAGTGGTCCACCACACAG GTGCTGAGCGTCACTGAGCAGCTGGACGCGGGCGTGCGGTACCTGGACCTGCGGATCGCACACATGGAGGAGGGCTCCGAGAGGAACCTGCACTTCGTCCACATGGTGTACACGACGGCCCTCGTGGAG GACACGCTCACGGAGATCTCCGAGTGGCTGGAGGGCCACCCCCGGGAGGTGGTCATCCTGGCGTGCAGGAACTTCGAGGGCATGACGGAGGGCCTGCACGAgtacctggtgggctgcatcaaGAACATCTTTGGGGACATGCTGTGTCCCCGCGGG gagGTGCCGACTCTGCGCCAGCTGTGGTCACGGGGCCAGCAGGTCATCCTGTCGTACGAGGACGAGGCGGCCGTGAGCCGGCACGTGGAGCTGTGGCCCGGGATCCCCTACTGGTGGGGGAACAAGGTGAAGCCCCAGGACCTCGTCCACTACCTGGAGCGCATGAAGAGCTGCGGCCGCCCAG GAACCTTGGAGGATGAAGCTGACAGCTGCATGGCGCCCTCGGCCTCGGCTGCTGGGACCTGGGAGCTGCCTGGCCTGGGCCCTGCCGCCCCCTGCTGA
- the LOC101116550 gene encoding PI-PLC X domain-containing protein 1 isoform X5, with protein sequence MRTNPLYSSIVLESLSRVCLFATPWTEVYQAPPPVGFCRQEHEWVAMPSCRGSSRPSEPPRKVLSVTEQLDAGVRYLDLRIAHMEEGSERNLHFVHMVYTTALVEDTLTEISEWLEGHPREVVILACRNFEGMTEGLHEYLVGCIKNIFGDMLCPRGEVPTLRQLWSRGQQVILSYEDEAAVSRHVELWPGIPYWWGNKVKPQDLVHYLERMKSCGRPGGLFVAGINLTENLEFILVHPAWSLQKLTLSGLPYLCAWVRAQCPGSAAGCTNIIAGDFIGASGFVSDVIGLNRKLLRG encoded by the exons ATGAGAACAAACCCGCTGTACAGCTCAATTGTtcttgagtcgctcagtcgtgtctgcctctttgcaaccccatggactgaagtctaccaggctcctccaccagtgggattctgcaggcaagaacacgagtgggttgccatgccctcctgcaggggatcttcccgacccagcgagcCTCCCAGAAAG GTGCTGAGCGTCACTGAGCAGCTGGACGCGGGCGTGCGGTACCTGGACCTGCGGATCGCACACATGGAGGAGGGCTCCGAGAGGAACCTGCACTTCGTCCACATGGTGTACACGACGGCCCTCGTGGAG GACACGCTCACGGAGATCTCCGAGTGGCTGGAGGGCCACCCCCGGGAGGTGGTCATCCTGGCGTGCAGGAACTTCGAGGGCATGACGGAGGGCCTGCACGAgtacctggtgggctgcatcaaGAACATCTTTGGGGACATGCTGTGTCCCCGCGGG gagGTGCCGACTCTGCGCCAGCTGTGGTCACGGGGCCAGCAGGTCATCCTGTCGTACGAGGACGAGGCGGCCGTGAGCCGGCACGTGGAGCTGTGGCCCGGGATCCCCTACTGGTGGGGGAACAAGGTGAAGCCCCAGGACCTCGTCCACTACCTGGAGCGCATGAAGAGCTGCGGCCGCCCAG GCGGGCTGTTCGTGGCCGGCATCAACCTCACGGAGAACCTGGAGTTCATCCTCGTCCACCCGGCCTGGTCGCTGCAGAAGCTGACCCTCTCGGGGCTCCCCTACCTGTGCGCGTGGGTGCGGGCCCAGTGCCCGGGGTCGGCCGCCGGCTGCACCAACATCATCGCGGGCGACTTCATCGGGGCCAGCGGGTTTGTCAGCGACGTCATTGGGCTGAACCGGAAGCTGCTTCGGGGCTGA
- the LOC101116550 gene encoding PI-PLC X domain-containing protein 1 isoform X1: MGGQVSSAGSFRGLPCASKANADWMSALSSRLWDVPLHQLSIPGSHDTMTYCLNKKSPISSQEPRLLQLLRKVLPCVTLPVVLKWSTTQVLSVTEQLDAGVRYLDLRIAHMEEGSERNLHFVHMVYTTALVEDTLTEISEWLEGHPREVVILACRNFEGMTEGLHEYLVGCIKNIFGDMLCPRGEVPTLRQLWSRGQQVILSYEDEAAVSRHVELWPGIPYWWGNKVKPQDLVHYLERMKSCGRPGGLFVAGINLTENLEFILVHPAWSLQKLTLSGLPYLCAWVRAQCPGSAAGCTNIIAGDFIGASGFVSDVIGLNRKLLRG, encoded by the exons ATGGGCGGGCAAGTGAGCTCGGCCGGCTCCTTCCGCGGCCTGCCCTGCGCCTCCAAGGCGAACGCGGACTGGATGTCGGCGCTGAGCTCTCGACTCTGGGACGTGCCACTGCACCAGCTCTCCATCCCAG GGAGTCACGACACGATGACCTACTGCCTGAACAAGAAGTCGCCCATCTCCAGCCAGGAGCCGAGGCTGCTGCAGCTTCTGCGCAAAGTGCTGCCGTGCGTCACCCTGCCCGTGGTGCTCAAGTGGTCCACCACACAG GTGCTGAGCGTCACTGAGCAGCTGGACGCGGGCGTGCGGTACCTGGACCTGCGGATCGCACACATGGAGGAGGGCTCCGAGAGGAACCTGCACTTCGTCCACATGGTGTACACGACGGCCCTCGTGGAG GACACGCTCACGGAGATCTCCGAGTGGCTGGAGGGCCACCCCCGGGAGGTGGTCATCCTGGCGTGCAGGAACTTCGAGGGCATGACGGAGGGCCTGCACGAgtacctggtgggctgcatcaaGAACATCTTTGGGGACATGCTGTGTCCCCGCGGG gagGTGCCGACTCTGCGCCAGCTGTGGTCACGGGGCCAGCAGGTCATCCTGTCGTACGAGGACGAGGCGGCCGTGAGCCGGCACGTGGAGCTGTGGCCCGGGATCCCCTACTGGTGGGGGAACAAGGTGAAGCCCCAGGACCTCGTCCACTACCTGGAGCGCATGAAGAGCTGCGGCCGCCCAG GCGGGCTGTTCGTGGCCGGCATCAACCTCACGGAGAACCTGGAGTTCATCCTCGTCCACCCGGCCTGGTCGCTGCAGAAGCTGACCCTCTCGGGGCTCCCCTACCTGTGCGCGTGGGTGCGGGCCCAGTGCCCGGGGTCGGCCGCCGGCTGCACCAACATCATCGCGGGCGACTTCATCGGGGCCAGCGGGTTTGTCAGCGACGTCATTGGGCTGAACCGGAAGCTGCTTCGGGGCTGA